A portion of the Brevundimonas pondensis genome contains these proteins:
- the radC gene encoding RadC family protein, whose product MLDQPPEKPKAKPHHAGHRERLRERARGAGIHHLPDYELLELFLFRSQPQGDVKPIAKALLTRFGSLAAVLAASVEDLMTVRAEDSRGRSKGVGAETALDLAALHEVSRRVTKEEANKRTVISSWTALLAYVRLSLQHEPREQFRVLYLDKKNQLILDEIQNRGTVDHAPVYPREVVRRALELSASAMIIVHNHPSGDPTPSRADIDMTRQVIEAARSLSLQVHDHLIVGREGVASFKQLGLM is encoded by the coding sequence CGCGAGCGGCTGCGCGAACGCGCGCGCGGCGCCGGCATCCACCACCTGCCCGACTACGAACTGCTTGAGCTGTTTCTGTTCCGCAGCCAGCCGCAGGGCGATGTCAAACCCATCGCCAAGGCCCTGCTGACCCGCTTCGGGTCGCTGGCGGCCGTCCTGGCCGCCTCGGTCGAGGATCTGATGACCGTCCGGGCCGAGGATTCGCGCGGCCGTTCCAAGGGCGTCGGCGCCGAGACCGCGCTCGACCTGGCCGCCCTGCACGAAGTCTCGCGTCGCGTGACCAAGGAAGAGGCCAACAAGCGCACCGTCATCTCGTCGTGGACGGCCCTGCTGGCCTATGTCCGCCTCAGCCTTCAGCACGAACCGCGCGAGCAGTTCCGCGTCCTCTATCTGGACAAGAAGAACCAGCTGATCCTCGACGAGATTCAGAACCGCGGCACGGTCGATCACGCCCCCGTCTATCCGCGGGAGGTGGTGCGGCGGGCGCTGGAGCTGTCGGCCAGCGCCATGATCATCGTCCACAACCACCCCTCGGGCGACCCGACCCCCAGCCGCGCCGACATCGACATGACCAGGCAGGTGATCGAGGCCGCCCGCTCGCTCAGCCTTCAGGTCCACGACCATCTCATCGTCGGCCGCGAGGGCGTGGCCAGTTTCAAGCAACTGGGTTTGATGTGA
- a CDS encoding GNAT family N-acetyltransferase, with protein MTILTTDRLTLTPVAVSDLNDLIGLWADADFTRHIMGRGLSEEEVWFRLLRDMGHWQAKGYGNWSIRETDSGAYVGSVGVLDYRREMTPAFDAPELGWGVAPVFQGQGLAHEAVQAALDWTDAYRLEPRTVCMISPENTASVKLAERLGYRPYAEANYKNSTVTLFERPRTVAG; from the coding sequence GTGACCATACTCACCACCGACCGCCTGACCCTGACGCCCGTCGCCGTCAGCGACTTGAATGACCTGATCGGCCTGTGGGCCGACGCCGACTTCACCCGCCACATCATGGGGCGCGGCCTGTCGGAAGAAGAAGTCTGGTTCCGACTGCTGCGCGACATGGGCCACTGGCAGGCCAAGGGTTATGGCAACTGGTCGATCCGAGAGACGGATAGCGGCGCCTATGTCGGCAGCGTCGGGGTGCTGGACTATCGCCGCGAGATGACCCCGGCCTTCGACGCGCCGGAACTGGGCTGGGGCGTCGCCCCCGTCTTCCAGGGACAGGGCCTGGCCCATGAAGCCGTCCAGGCCGCACTAGACTGGACCGACGCCTATCGGCTGGAGCCGCGCACGGTTTGCATGATCTCGCCTGAAAACACCGCCTCGGTGAAGCTGGCCGAGCGGCTCGGGTACCGCCCCTATGCCGAGGCGAACTACAAGAACTCGACCGTCACCCTGTTTGAACGTCCCCGCACGGTTGCGGGCTGA
- a CDS encoding BolA/IbaG family iron-sulfur metabolism protein yields MPMSADVLRAHLVEAFPDADIAIEDLAGDGDHYRARIVSVAFKGLPRVRQHQLVYGALKGQMGGELHALALETSAPVEAD; encoded by the coding sequence ATGCCCATGTCCGCCGACGTCCTTCGCGCCCACCTGGTCGAGGCCTTCCCCGATGCGGACATCGCCATCGAGGATCTGGCCGGCGACGGCGACCACTATCGCGCCCGCATCGTCTCCGTCGCCTTCAAGGGCCTGCCGCGCGTGCGCCAGCATCAGCTCGTTTACGGCGCATTGAAGGGACAGATGGGCGGCGAACTGCACGCCCTGGCGCTTGAGACCTCCGCTCCTGTCGAGGCGGACTGA
- a CDS encoding aldo/keto reductase has product MRYRPFGASGAAVSNLTLSLGVETLSRGRVALSELIFTALEAGVNSYHLENADPALAEIVGEALGHVERRLVSVGVSLGVGDGRKKDFRDFSADGLTSAIDRALHASGLGWFDVAVLDEPADDELPQASLIALKALRKAGHVRLLGVSGDSPVMDVYVSTGAFDVLYTPFHANVEWRIRSRMRAARERDMAIFTYDYFPESLSTERKAAGAGATTKKKGLFGFGGKPVEQGMSNPGSFAFLHQTPNWKAEEICLAFTLTDPAISSVLVHAVNPERMEALAAVPERDLPPGLSAQIEMARVGSAVA; this is encoded by the coding sequence GTGCGCTATCGCCCGTTCGGCGCATCAGGCGCGGCGGTTTCCAATCTGACGCTCAGCCTGGGCGTAGAAACCCTGTCGCGCGGCCGCGTCGCCCTCAGCGAACTGATCTTCACCGCGCTGGAAGCCGGAGTGAACAGCTACCACCTCGAGAATGCAGACCCCGCACTGGCCGAAATCGTCGGCGAGGCCCTGGGACACGTCGAGCGACGTCTGGTCAGCGTCGGCGTCTCCCTGGGGGTCGGCGACGGCCGCAAGAAGGACTTTCGCGACTTTTCGGCTGACGGTCTCACCAGCGCCATCGACCGGGCCCTGCATGCCTCGGGCCTGGGCTGGTTCGACGTGGCCGTGCTGGACGAGCCCGCCGATGACGAACTGCCGCAAGCTTCGCTGATCGCGCTGAAGGCTCTGCGCAAGGCCGGTCATGTACGCCTTCTGGGGGTTTCGGGCGATTCCCCGGTGATGGACGTCTATGTTTCGACGGGCGCCTTCGACGTCCTCTACACCCCCTTCCACGCCAATGTGGAATGGCGCATTCGTTCGCGCATGCGGGCCGCCCGCGAACGCGACATGGCCATCTTCACCTACGACTACTTCCCCGAAAGCCTGTCGACCGAACGCAAGGCCGCGGGCGCAGGCGCGACGACGAAAAAGAAGGGGCTGTTCGGCTTCGGCGGCAAACCTGTCGAACAGGGCATGTCAAACCCGGGTTCTTTCGCCTTTCTGCATCAGACCCCGAACTGGAAAGCCGAGGAAATCTGCCTGGCCTTCACCCTGACCGATCCCGCCATCTCCAGCGTTCTGGTTCACGCCGTGAATCCCGAACGAATGGAGGCCCTGGCGGCGGTCCCCGAGCGTGATCTGCCGCCGGGTCTCTCCGCACAGATTGAGATGGCGCGCGTCGGGTCGGCGGTCGCCTAA
- the cysQ gene encoding 3'(2'),5'-bisphosphate nucleotidase CysQ yields MTHSLETDLASGALAGTIADIAEEAARLILPYWRAGTVVETKSDASPVTEADRAAEALILKRLAERWPEVEAVAEEASAADGLPAVVGEWFWLIDPLDGTKGFVQGRESFTVNIALMRGDAPVAGVVTAPATGVTWASTAPGKGAVRRVFGEAWRPIRVRARPAEGIALLSHSLTDEEATRLAARHGCTQWQGTDSSLKFCLIAEGRFDAYPRTGPTSEWDTAAGQAVLEAAGGRVLGADGQRLTYRKPGFLNGPFTAMGG; encoded by the coding sequence ATGACGCACTCTCTTGAGACCGACCTCGCTTCCGGCGCCCTCGCCGGGACCATCGCCGACATCGCCGAGGAGGCCGCGCGTTTGATCCTGCCCTATTGGCGGGCTGGCACGGTGGTCGAGACCAAGTCCGACGCCAGCCCGGTGACCGAGGCGGACCGCGCCGCCGAGGCCCTGATCCTGAAGCGGCTGGCGGAGCGTTGGCCCGAGGTGGAGGCTGTGGCTGAGGAGGCCTCGGCCGCTGACGGCCTGCCCGCCGTGGTCGGCGAATGGTTCTGGCTGATCGATCCCCTGGACGGGACCAAGGGCTTTGTTCAGGGGCGCGAGAGCTTCACCGTCAATATCGCCCTGATGCGCGGCGACGCGCCTGTCGCGGGCGTGGTGACCGCCCCGGCGACCGGCGTGACCTGGGCCTCGACGGCGCCGGGCAAGGGGGCGGTGCGCCGTGTCTTTGGCGAGGCCTGGCGGCCGATCAGGGTGCGCGCCCGTCCGGCCGAGGGCATCGCGCTTCTGAGCCATAGCCTGACCGACGAAGAGGCGACGCGTCTGGCCGCCCGGCACGGCTGCACCCAGTGGCAGGGCACGGACTCGTCCCTGAAATTCTGCCTGATCGCCGAGGGGCGTTTTGACGCCTATCCGCGCACAGGGCCGACGTCGGAGTGGGACACGGCGGCGGGGCAGGCGGTGCTGGAAGCGGCGGGGGGACGGGTCCTGGGCGCCGACGGTCAGCGCCTGACCTATCGCAAGCCCGGCTTCCTCAACGGGCCGTTCACGGCGATGGGCGGTTAG
- the chpT gene encoding histidine phosphotransferase ChpT: MTFPDLSAASPSADLAAADLPAASLPAGGAELAAFIAGKLCHDFISPAGAIMSGLDLLEDPTAQDMRDDAMGLIRQSAKKMVAHVHFARVAFGAATTSEQFLSAELHGLVAGLSEGGRASLEWRIPEGTAFTKPQARILINLAWMTLGALPTGGVATVTVRQEGDRLLLIGSAEGARARLKPEALTGLKGERLLEGLAGQWIQPYWLWLAVNETGGRLDVASDEGRVGLIAHVPA, encoded by the coding sequence ATGACCTTCCCTGATCTTTCCGCCGCCTCGCCTTCGGCCGACCTCGCCGCCGCCGACCTGCCCGCAGCCAGTCTGCCCGCAGGTGGGGCCGAACTGGCCGCCTTCATCGCCGGAAAGCTGTGCCACGACTTCATCAGCCCGGCGGGGGCCATCATGTCGGGCCTCGATCTGCTGGAAGACCCCACCGCCCAGGACATGCGCGACGACGCCATGGGCCTGATCCGCCAGAGCGCGAAAAAAATGGTCGCCCACGTCCATTTCGCCCGCGTCGCTTTCGGCGCCGCCACCACCAGCGAACAATTCCTTTCGGCTGAACTGCACGGCCTGGTGGCCGGCCTGTCCGAGGGGGGGCGCGCCAGCCTGGAGTGGCGCATTCCGGAAGGGACCGCCTTCACCAAGCCCCAGGCCCGCATCCTGATCAACCTGGCCTGGATGACCCTGGGCGCCCTGCCCACCGGCGGCGTCGCCACCGTCACTGTCCGACAGGAAGGCGACCGTCTGCTGTTGATCGGCTCGGCCGAAGGCGCGCGTGCGCGCCTGAAACCCGAAGCCCTCACCGGGTTGAAGGGCGAACGACTGCTCGAAGGCCTGGCGGGCCAATGGATCCAGCCCTACTGGCTATGGCTGGCCGTCAACGAGACGGGCGGCCGCCTGGATGTCGCCTCCGACGAAGGTCGCGTCGGCTTGATCGCCCATGTTCCAGCCTGA
- a CDS encoding response regulator, with amino-acid sequence MMRGAPPFAPNGIKPLPPQTCLIVDDSRIIRKVARRIVEDLGFEVDEAADGAEALTYCMGVMPHVVLLDWQMPVMDGLSFLRRLRDLPGGRAPKVLFCTIETRADRIAEALSAGADDYVMKPFDGEILHSKLAEVGAVQSPS; translated from the coding sequence ATGATGCGAGGCGCGCCGCCCTTCGCACCCAACGGGATAAAGCCCTTGCCGCCCCAGACCTGCCTGATCGTCGATGACAGCCGGATCATCCGCAAGGTCGCGCGCCGCATCGTCGAGGACCTCGGCTTCGAGGTGGACGAGGCCGCCGACGGCGCCGAAGCCCTGACCTATTGCATGGGGGTCATGCCCCATGTCGTGCTGCTGGACTGGCAGATGCCGGTCATGGACGGCCTCAGCTTCCTGCGTCGCCTGCGCGACCTGCCCGGCGGCCGCGCGCCCAAGGTCCTGTTCTGCACCATAGAGACCCGCGCCGACCGGATCGCAGAAGCCCTGTCCGCAGGGGCCGACGATTATGTTATGAAGCCGTTCGACGGCGAGATCCTTCATTCAAAACTCGCCGAAGTGGGAGCTGTTCAGTCACCGTCATGA
- a CDS encoding CheR family methyltransferase, with product MTPEDFDRLQTLLATRAGFRLTRDRMHLAEHRLGPVARREGYHNVEAMLASLWGKPVASLGWAVIEALLNGETWFRRDRAAFDVFSRELMPALTAARPGGKVRLWSAGASTGQEAYSLAIAALENSADVEILATDLSRQAIDKATSGLYTSFEIQRGLSARAMLRWFEQTDDHWRARPELRSTVRFERANLLDEPANDRQFDVIFCRHLLTDLEPARRAQVLDMLERQLVDDGCLFLGVDERPDGDSVAFRPVAGRKGLYVKAPSALRRAA from the coding sequence ATGACGCCGGAGGATTTTGATCGCCTTCAGACCTTGCTGGCGACGCGCGCCGGCTTCCGGCTGACGCGCGACCGGATGCATCTGGCCGAGCATCGACTGGGTCCCGTAGCGCGCCGCGAAGGCTACCATAACGTCGAGGCCATGCTGGCCAGCCTGTGGGGCAAGCCCGTGGCCTCGCTCGGCTGGGCGGTGATCGAAGCCCTGCTGAACGGCGAGACCTGGTTTCGTCGCGACCGCGCCGCCTTTGATGTCTTTTCACGCGAACTGATGCCGGCCCTGACCGCCGCTCGTCCCGGCGGCAAGGTGCGCCTGTGGTCAGCGGGCGCCTCAACGGGCCAGGAAGCCTATTCCCTGGCCATCGCCGCTCTGGAGAACAGCGCCGACGTCGAGATCCTCGCCACCGACCTGTCCCGGCAGGCGATCGATAAGGCGACCTCGGGCCTCTACACCTCCTTCGAGATCCAGCGCGGCCTGTCGGCGCGCGCCATGCTGCGCTGGTTCGAACAGACCGACGACCACTGGCGCGCCCGGCCGGAGTTGCGCAGCACCGTCAGGTTCGAACGCGCCAATCTTCTGGACGAACCCGCAAACGACCGGCAGTTCGACGTCATCTTCTGCCGCCACCTGCTCACGGACCTGGAACCGGCGCGTCGCGCCCAGGTGCTGGACATGCTGGAACGACAGCTGGTGGACGACGGATGCCTCTTCCTCGGCGTCGATGAACGGCCTGACGGCGACAGCGTCGCCTTCCGTCCCGTCGCCGGTCGCAAGGGCCTCTATGTGAAAGCGCCCTCGGCCCTGCGTCGCGCCGCCTAA
- a CDS encoding metallophosphoesterase: MTNSLHRRRLFQMTAAAAVVPAFGALAPSIAARVLAMSDLHSAYERTGQLLAALEAEIAGAKVPHLIAVDGDSFEHGNVVSVRSEGVIDWAFLAELPKLAPTVVNLGNHDNDLTPDLHEVVARMRGLGLLVVSNILDARSGRPYAEAAVTVPLGRRSLRVVGAGTDSLNTYPKASRDWLSIPEPGEWARMNLTRLLDGADLMLVMSHAGVAGDRDILPLLPDGALMIGGHNHLLFQHEQGRSAYVHTGSWSNAYTTATLYDDGRIAASSTAVDVNATPSPRLASLIATTLATHLTDEEKAVLGVSPRAMTLGETGRAVASALARVASADAGFIGHTTLGTGLPAGPVTRYAFDAVVRFDGKLMVAEVPTERLAGFMARANQDRPMPLAERSGDFLYGAASDVGNRSSVRLVTTDWCAMNQAEYFGATDLVFGEVPIARVKAAAIEGLLTA; encoded by the coding sequence ATGACCAACTCTCTTCATCGCCGCCGCCTGTTTCAGATGACGGCCGCCGCCGCCGTCGTTCCGGCTTTCGGCGCGTTGGCGCCGTCGATCGCGGCCCGCGTGCTGGCCATGTCGGACCTTCATTCCGCCTATGAGCGCACCGGACAGCTGCTGGCCGCACTGGAGGCCGAGATCGCGGGGGCCAAGGTTCCGCATCTGATCGCCGTGGACGGAGACAGCTTTGAACACGGCAATGTCGTCTCGGTGCGGTCGGAAGGCGTGATCGACTGGGCCTTTCTGGCCGAACTGCCGAAGTTGGCGCCCACGGTGGTCAATCTGGGCAACCACGACAACGATCTGACGCCGGACCTGCACGAAGTGGTGGCGCGGATGCGGGGGCTGGGCCTCCTGGTGGTCAGCAATATTCTGGATGCACGCTCAGGGCGGCCCTATGCCGAGGCTGCGGTCACCGTGCCGCTGGGCCGACGGTCGCTGCGCGTCGTCGGGGCGGGGACGGATTCCCTGAACACCTATCCCAAGGCCAGCCGCGACTGGTTGTCGATTCCCGAGCCGGGTGAATGGGCGCGGATGAACCTGACGCGCCTGCTGGACGGCGCTGATCTGATGCTGGTGATGAGCCATGCGGGGGTGGCCGGTGACCGTGACATTCTGCCCCTCTTGCCCGACGGGGCCCTGATGATCGGCGGGCACAACCATCTGCTGTTCCAGCACGAACAGGGGCGCAGCGCCTACGTCCACACCGGATCGTGGAGCAACGCCTATACGACGGCGACCCTGTATGACGACGGGCGGATTGCGGCGAGCTCGACGGCGGTGGACGTAAACGCCACGCCATCGCCGCGCCTCGCCAGTCTGATCGCGACAACCCTGGCGACCCACCTGACGGATGAGGAGAAGGCGGTGCTGGGCGTCAGTCCACGCGCTATGACGCTGGGCGAGACCGGTCGCGCCGTCGCCTCCGCCCTGGCGCGAGTTGCGAGCGCGGACGCCGGCTTCATCGGCCACACGACCCTGGGGACCGGCCTGCCCGCGGGGCCGGTGACGCGATACGCCTTTGACGCCGTCGTGCGGTTCGATGGCAAGTTGATGGTCGCGGAGGTTCCGACCGAACGGCTGGCGGGTTTCATGGCGCGAGCCAATCAGGACCGGCCCATGCCCCTGGCCGAGCGCAGCGGCGACTTCCTTTATGGCGCGGCGAGCGACGTGGGAAACAGGTCCAGCGTACGGTTGGTCACCACCGACTGGTGCGCGATGAATCAGGCCGAGTATTTCGGCGCGACGGACCTGGTCTTCGGCGAGGTTCCGATCGCGCGGGTCAAGGCGGCGGCGATCGAGGGGCTGCTGACGGCTTAG
- a CDS encoding TonB-dependent receptor, producing MSPRLTALAASASGLALLIAAPALAQTAPQADVAAEQAVSIDEIVVTAQRRSENIRDVPFAVTAMNTETLNTLSSGGGDILQLSGRVPSLQVESSNGRYAPRFYIRGLGNVDFDFNASQPVSVVLDDVVLENVYLKGFPLFDVKQVEVLRGPQGTLFGRNTPAGVVKIDTIKPGEDFTGFGSLAYGNYGSTRAEVGVTLPASDTLSVRVAGLWNHRDDWVNNAYDAPFAKKDGKDLGNFDDFAGRIHVAWTPTDRLSTLLTLQARDYEGTGTMNRANVLTKGSNELNDRFDRDTVHYDGGRNNFQKQQTTSQSLQVAYDFGPATLTGVVGSYQGSSAGDGDIDGGVLGDPINSGTVPFPSETGTLTSDLIQNTYELRLSSNGDGPFGWQVGAFYWNERFNLVSGTFNGFGAVAPTVVGDIVQKSDSWSIFGQGRYQVTDALKLTAGVRYTDDSRDFRGRRIIPAGSPSTMLPLANVTKSVGDQQISWDISAVYEVSPDLNLFARVADGYRGPSIQGRITSSDLVTTADSETVMSYETGFKARLWNGRARLNGTVYYYEVSDPQFTAIGGQGNFNQLINAAKGEGYGVEIDGDVYLGAGFSLAGGFAWNHTEIKDKDLLVPICRIPSAGAAPICTPTDPLVTVGTTPRANINGNPFPQAPEYTANLTLNYVRPIGGDAELFVSTDWVLRQDFNLFLYEAVEFRQDSQFEGGLRAGWRDLGRGLEAAAYVRNITDEANVIGAIDFNNLTAFVNEPRMYGVELTKRF from the coding sequence ATGTCCCCTCGCCTTACCGCACTCGCCGCCTCCGCCAGCGGCCTCGCCCTGCTGATCGCCGCCCCGGCCCTGGCCCAGACCGCGCCCCAGGCCGACGTCGCCGCCGAACAGGCCGTCAGCATTGACGAGATCGTCGTCACCGCCCAGCGCCGCAGCGAGAACATCCGTGACGTGCCCTTCGCCGTTACGGCGATGAACACCGAGACCCTGAACACCCTCTCCTCGGGCGGCGGCGACATCCTGCAACTGTCCGGCCGCGTGCCCAGCCTGCAGGTCGAGAGCTCGAACGGCCGTTACGCCCCGCGCTTCTACATCCGCGGTCTCGGCAATGTGGACTTCGACTTCAACGCCTCGCAGCCCGTGTCGGTCGTGCTGGACGACGTGGTGCTGGAGAACGTCTACCTGAAGGGCTTCCCCCTGTTCGACGTGAAACAGGTCGAGGTTCTGCGCGGCCCGCAAGGCACCCTGTTCGGCCGCAACACCCCGGCGGGCGTGGTCAAGATCGACACCATCAAGCCTGGCGAAGACTTCACCGGCTTCGGCTCGCTGGCCTACGGCAACTACGGCTCGACCCGGGCCGAAGTCGGCGTCACCCTGCCGGCCTCGGACACCCTGTCGGTCCGCGTCGCCGGTCTGTGGAACCACCGAGACGACTGGGTCAACAACGCCTATGACGCCCCCTTCGCCAAGAAGGACGGCAAGGACCTCGGCAATTTCGATGACTTCGCCGGCCGCATCCACGTCGCCTGGACCCCGACCGATCGCCTGTCGACCTTGCTGACCCTGCAGGCCCGAGACTACGAGGGCACGGGCACGATGAACCGCGCCAACGTCCTGACCAAGGGTTCGAACGAACTGAACGACCGGTTCGATCGGGACACCGTTCACTACGACGGCGGCCGCAACAACTTCCAGAAACAGCAGACCACCTCGCAGTCCTTGCAGGTCGCCTATGACTTCGGCCCCGCCACCCTGACCGGCGTGGTCGGTTCCTACCAGGGGTCATCCGCGGGCGACGGCGATATCGACGGCGGCGTCCTGGGCGACCCGATCAACAGCGGAACCGTTCCCTTCCCTTCGGAAACCGGCACCCTGACCAGCGACCTGATCCAGAACACCTATGAACTGCGCCTGTCGTCGAACGGCGACGGCCCGTTCGGCTGGCAGGTCGGCGCCTTCTACTGGAATGAGCGCTTCAACCTGGTTTCGGGCACCTTCAACGGTTTCGGCGCCGTCGCCCCGACGGTCGTCGGCGACATCGTTCAGAAGTCAGACTCTTGGTCGATCTTCGGTCAGGGACGGTATCAGGTCACTGACGCCCTGAAACTGACAGCTGGCGTGCGCTACACCGACGACAGCCGCGACTTCCGTGGCCGCCGGATCATCCCGGCGGGGAGCCCCAGCACCATGCTCCCCCTGGCCAATGTGACGAAATCGGTCGGCGATCAACAGATCAGCTGGGACATCAGCGCCGTCTATGAAGTCAGCCCCGACCTGAACCTGTTCGCCCGTGTGGCCGACGGCTATCGCGGGCCGTCGATCCAGGGCCGCATCACCTCTTCGGATCTCGTAACCACCGCCGACTCCGAAACCGTCATGTCCTACGAGACCGGCTTCAAGGCCCGCCTGTGGAACGGACGCGCCCGCCTGAACGGTACCGTCTACTACTATGAAGTCTCGGACCCGCAGTTCACCGCTATTGGCGGCCAGGGCAATTTCAACCAGCTGATCAACGCCGCCAAGGGTGAAGGCTATGGCGTTGAAATCGACGGCGACGTCTATCTGGGCGCCGGCTTCAGCCTGGCCGGCGGCTTCGCCTGGAACCACACCGAGATCAAGGACAAGGATCTGCTGGTCCCGATCTGCCGCATCCCCTCCGCCGGCGCGGCGCCGATCTGCACCCCGACGGACCCGCTGGTGACGGTCGGCACTACGCCGCGCGCCAACATCAACGGCAACCCCTTCCCGCAAGCGCCGGAATACACCGCCAATCTGACGCTGAACTACGTCCGCCCGATCGGCGGCGACGCCGAACTCTTCGTCTCCACCGACTGGGTGCTGCGCCAGGACTTCAACCTCTTCCTCTATGAGGCGGTCGAGTTCCGTCAGGACAGCCAGTTCGAGGGCGGCCTGCGTGCGGGCTGGCGCGACCTGGGCCGTGGTCTGGAAGCCGCCGCCTATGTCCGCAACATCACGGACGAGGCCAATGTCATCGGCGCCATCGACTTCAACAACCTGACGGCCTTCGTCAACGAGCCGCGCATGTACGGCGTGGAGCTGACCAAGCGCTTCTAA
- a CDS encoding M20/M25/M40 family metallo-hydrolase — MRLALLFGSLTLAFLLAVWTTQIPKPRPMDAPAAAFSAARAMTDIEQIARAPHPVGSAEHARVRAYLAARMTRLGLSPQEQAGPLSPGAIQRLKQAGGDPDAANNQAINLVGVLPGKDRSQPAVMLMAHYDTVVGSPGAADDSTGVGAVLEAVRAIQARGPVERDLVVLLTDAEELGLDGARIFFGGHPLRDRIGSVVNLEARGGGGRAAMFETGREAGPTVDLFRRAAARADGGTTATSLAVFMYEQMPNGTDFTIPKDRGVGGLNFAFIGRPAQYHSADATPENLDQGALQHLGSQALEAADALLRTPALPAKGPNTVYADVFGRLMLSHSAVMGWGLLGLTALFGAFAAWRARRATGLNAGQVGHGLLDGLWFLSAGLVLAQAVRLLAGPMSSRAASSETYYVLLRRLPWMEAGAVLTILALALLFLTGARWSRPRTVAATVAVLTLLVLLIGGFSPVMLGAGVIAAALSLWPVKAPGSTTSSTWGGWLGLIALVFLLACVVQGAAPEAALLFVWPALLAATAAALAALISPDLTRPASLIPTAVAGVVGGAWLMGLGHFVFLGVGMDLPGALALIGLLALLFLRPLAPPVSTIRLVLIGAAACLVLACGLTLTARFAEPAPAVAKALP; from the coding sequence ATGCGGCTGGCCCTGCTGTTCGGATCGCTGACGCTCGCCTTCTTGCTGGCGGTGTGGACCACCCAGATTCCCAAGCCTCGCCCCATGGACGCGCCCGCCGCCGCCTTCTCGGCCGCGCGGGCCATGACCGACATCGAACAGATCGCCCGCGCCCCGCACCCGGTCGGCTCGGCCGAGCACGCCCGCGTCCGCGCTTACCTCGCCGCCCGCATGACCCGGCTGGGTCTGTCGCCGCAGGAGCAGGCAGGGCCGCTGTCGCCCGGCGCGATCCAGCGGCTGAAGCAGGCGGGCGGCGATCCCGACGCCGCGAACAATCAGGCGATCAATCTGGTCGGCGTCCTGCCCGGAAAAGACCGCAGCCAGCCCGCCGTCATGCTGATGGCCCACTACGACACCGTGGTCGGCTCACCGGGCGCGGCTGATGATTCCACCGGCGTCGGCGCCGTGCTGGAGGCCGTTCGCGCCATCCAGGCGCGCGGCCCGGTCGAGCGCGATCTGGTCGTCCTGCTGACCGACGCCGAGGAACTGGGCCTGGACGGCGCCCGCATCTTCTTCGGCGGCCATCCGCTGCGCGACCGCATCGGCTCCGTGGTCAATCTGGAGGCTAGAGGCGGCGGCGGCCGCGCCGCCATGTTCGAGACCGGGCGTGAGGCCGGCCCCACCGTCGACCTGTTCCGCCGCGCCGCCGCCCGCGCCGACGGCGGAACCACCGCCACCTCGCTCGCCGTCTTCATGTACGAACAGATGCCCAACGGCACCGACTTCACCATTCCCAAGGATCGCGGCGTCGGCGGGTTGAACTTCGCCTTCATCGGCCGCCCGGCCCAGTACCACTCCGCCGACGCCACGCCCGAGAACCTTGACCAGGGCGCCCTGCAGCACCTCGGCTCTCAGGCGCTGGAGGCCGCCGACGCCCTGCTCCGCACGCCCGCCCTGCCCGCCAAGGGCCCCAATACCGTCTATGCCGACGTCTTCGGCCGTCTGATGCTCAGCCATTCGGCGGTGATGGGCTGGGGCTTGTTGGGCCTGACCGCCCTGTTCGGCGCCTTCGCCGCCTGGCGCGCCCGACGCGCGACCGGCCTCAACGCGGGACAGGTGGGCCACGGCCTGCTGGACGGCTTGTGGTTCCTGTCCGCCGGACTGGTGCTGGCCCAGGCCGTGCGCCTGCTGGCCGGGCCGATGTCGAGCCGCGCCGCCTCGTCCGAAACCTACTATGTCCTGCTGCGCCGCCTGCCGTGGATGGAGGCGGGCGCCGTCCTGACCATCCTGGCGCTCGCCCTGCTGTTCCTGACCGGCGCGCGCTGGTCGCGGCCGCGCACAGTCGCGGCGACCGTCGCCGTCCTGACGCTGCTGGTCCTGCTGATCGGCGGCTTCAGCCCGGTTATGCTAGGCGCGGGCGTCATCGCCGCCGCCCTGTCGCTGTGGCCGGTCAAGGCCCCTGGCTCCACCACGTCCTCGACCTGGGGCGGCTGGTTGGGGCTGATCGCCCTCGTCTTCCTGCTGGCCTGCGTGGTTCAAGGCGCGGCCCCCGAAGCCGCCCTGCTGTTCGTCTGGCCCGCCCTGCTGGCCGCGACGGCGGCGGCGCTGGCGGCCCTGATCAGCCCCGATCTGACCCGTCCCGCCAGCCTGATCCCCACCGCCGTCGCCGGCGTGGTCGGCGGCGCCTGGCTGATGGGCCTGGGCCATTTCGTCTTCCTCGGCGTCGGCATGGACCTGCCCGGCGCCCTGGCCTTGATCGGCCTGCTGGCCCTGCTGTTCCTGCGCCCGCTCGCCCCGCCGGTCTCAACCATCCGACTGGTCCTCATCGGCGCCGCCGCCTGCCTCGTCCTCGCCTGCGGCCTCACCCTCACCGCCCGTTTCGCCGAGCCCGCCCCCGCCGTGGCCAAGGCCCTGCCCTGA